From Pseudoalteromonas viridis, the proteins below share one genomic window:
- the hfq gene encoding RNA chaperone Hfq, protein MAKGQSLQDPFLNVLRRERIPVSIFLVNGIKLQGKIQSFDQFVILLENTVNQMVYKHAISTVVPARAVNFQNTQGNDSAENGEDGNF, encoded by the coding sequence ATGGCAAAAGGCCAATCGTTACAAGACCCATTTTTGAATGTCTTACGTCGTGAGCGCATTCCCGTTTCCATCTTTTTAGTTAACGGTATCAAATTACAAGGCAAGATCCAGTCTTTTGACCAGTTCGTGATCTTGCTTGAAAACACTGTAAATCAAATGGTTTATAAACACGCCATCTCGACTGTTGTGCCTGCTCGTGCTGTAAATTTCCAAAATACTCAGGGCAATGACAGCGCAGAAAATGGCGAAGATGGTAACTTTTAA
- the mutL gene encoding DNA mismatch repair endonuclease MutL — MSIEILPARLANQIAAGEVVERPASVVKELVENSIDAGATRIQIDIERGGHKLIRIRDNGAGIVKDELTLALSRHATSKLKTLDDLECISSLGFRGEALASISSVSRLTLSSKPADQETAWQAFAEGRDMTVQIQPTAHPDGTTIEVKDLFFNTPARRKFLRTEKTEFSHIDELIKRIALSRFDLALTLTHNQKVIRQFRARPDPYSVERVAQVAGKVFAQQASFVESGHDGLKLYGWVLPVGCSNQTQYTYVNGRMMRDKLILHAIRQAFEETAGAVDTPGFVIYLELDPTQVDVNVHPAKHEVRFHQARLIHDFIVQAVKQVVLSERPELPLSDSGTSDVAHSSAQSGPAAAPMAEPVSEQFTLQDARQHQAYRSPLQSEYDTVQDSAYTPVCAPAFGASGSSSSYRSGGKSSNSSGSAKSRQVNVNELYQGMAQPADIPQVSTALEHQAQPQQAEVTRFLPLAHGAVLFTQAGELKLGHCRDGLVETWLAQIEQDGTLQGKALLLPVRVNLSADEIASVVQQESWLTLLGFTIVAHERYVMVKKLPLSLYSLDVPQCLDKVLSACLAQEASLAAWLNWLQVTTPEGYFNSQHFAAVVEKIIKNARSYAQIEAKAVTIDQSKLLSLSQQES; from the coding sequence GTGAGCATTGAAATTTTACCAGCCAGACTGGCCAACCAAATAGCTGCGGGAGAAGTGGTCGAGCGGCCCGCTTCCGTGGTGAAGGAGCTGGTTGAAAACAGCATTGATGCCGGGGCAACACGCATTCAGATAGACATAGAGCGGGGTGGCCATAAGCTGATCCGGATCCGGGACAATGGTGCGGGCATCGTCAAAGATGAGCTGACTTTGGCGTTGTCCCGCCATGCAACCAGCAAGCTGAAAACACTCGATGACCTGGAATGTATTTCATCGCTGGGCTTTCGCGGAGAAGCGCTGGCGTCGATCAGTTCTGTATCCAGACTGACATTAAGCTCTAAGCCAGCCGATCAGGAAACCGCCTGGCAGGCGTTTGCCGAAGGGCGTGATATGACGGTTCAGATCCAGCCAACCGCACACCCCGATGGCACCACCATAGAAGTTAAAGACCTCTTCTTTAACACCCCGGCGAGACGTAAGTTTTTACGTACCGAGAAAACCGAATTCAGTCATATTGATGAGTTGATCAAACGCATTGCGTTGAGCCGTTTTGACCTGGCACTGACGCTCACTCATAACCAAAAAGTGATCCGACAGTTTCGCGCCCGACCCGATCCATACAGTGTGGAGCGGGTGGCACAGGTGGCCGGTAAAGTGTTTGCGCAACAGGCCAGCTTTGTTGAATCCGGCCATGATGGCCTGAAGTTGTATGGCTGGGTGTTGCCGGTAGGGTGCAGCAATCAGACGCAGTACACATATGTGAACGGGCGAATGATGCGAGACAAATTAATCCTGCATGCGATTCGCCAGGCATTTGAAGAAACCGCTGGCGCGGTTGATACGCCCGGGTTTGTTATCTACCTCGAGCTCGACCCCACCCAGGTTGATGTCAATGTGCATCCTGCCAAGCATGAAGTGCGTTTTCATCAGGCGCGGCTGATCCACGACTTCATCGTGCAGGCCGTTAAACAAGTGGTCCTCAGTGAGCGACCCGAGTTGCCTTTATCCGACTCAGGCACCAGTGACGTCGCGCATAGCAGCGCTCAATCAGGGCCAGCTGCAGCGCCAATGGCAGAGCCTGTGTCTGAGCAGTTCACACTACAGGATGCGCGTCAGCACCAGGCTTATCGTTCACCGCTGCAAAGTGAGTATGATACGGTGCAGGACAGCGCCTATACCCCAGTTTGTGCGCCTGCGTTTGGCGCGAGTGGGTCAAGTTCCAGTTATCGCAGTGGTGGCAAAAGCAGCAACAGTTCAGGCTCTGCTAAGTCGCGGCAGGTTAATGTCAACGAGCTATATCAGGGCATGGCGCAGCCGGCGGATATACCGCAGGTAAGTACAGCGCTTGAGCATCAGGCGCAGCCGCAGCAGGCCGAAGTCACGCGTTTTTTACCGCTTGCACACGGGGCTGTGTTGTTTACTCAGGCAGGAGAGCTCAAGTTAGGACATTGCCGGGATGGCCTGGTTGAAACCTGGCTGGCACAGATTGAGCAGGATGGCACTTTGCAGGGCAAAGCACTGCTATTGCCGGTGCGGGTTAACTTGAGCGCCGATGAAATTGCCTCAGTCGTACAGCAGGAATCCTGGCTGACATTGCTGGGCTTCACCATTGTGGCCCATGAGCGATATGTGATGGTGAAAAAGCTACCACTGAGTTTGTATAGTCTGGATGTGCCGCAGTGCCTGGACAAAGTGCTCAGTGCCTGTTTGGCACAGGAAGCCAGCCTGGCTGCATGGCTAAACTGGCTGCAAGTCACTACGCCTGAGGGATATTTTAATTCGCAACACTTTGCTGCGGTGGTAGAAAAAATCATAAAAAATGCCAGAAGCTATGCTCAAATCGAAGCAAAAGCGGTTACAATAGATCAAAGCAAGTTATTAAGCTTGTCCCAGCAAGAATCATGA
- a CDS encoding adenylosuccinate synthase, with product MGKNVVVLGTQWGDEGKGKVVDLLTDKASLVVRYQGGHNAGHTLVINGEKTVLHLIPSGILRDNVKCIIGNGVVLAPDALMKEVRMLEERGVPVRERLLISEACPLILPYHVALDQARELARGNKAIGTTGRGIGPAYEDKVARRGLRVGDLFNPEQFAAKLKEVLEYHNFTLVNYYKVDPVDFQKTYDEAMEIAQILKSMVVDVTELLDQTRLNGDNILFEGAQGTLLDIDHGTYPYVTSSNTTAGGVATGAGFGPLHLDYVLGIVKAYTTRVGSGPFPTELYDGLDKQDPVGKHLGEKGHEFGATTGRLRRTGWFDAVAMRRAIQINSISGFCLTKLDVLDGLETIKICTGYQLEDGTVTNVTPLAAEGYEKVTPVYEEMPGWSENTFGATTVEALPEAAINYIKRLEELTGVPIDIISTGPDRVETMIVRNPFGE from the coding sequence ATGGGTAAAAACGTCGTTGTATTGGGCACCCAGTGGGGTGACGAAGGTAAAGGCAAGGTTGTAGACCTGCTGACAGATAAAGCTTCTTTGGTTGTTCGCTATCAGGGCGGACATAACGCGGGCCACACACTGGTGATCAACGGTGAAAAAACCGTTCTGCACCTGATCCCGTCGGGCATTCTACGTGACAACGTAAAATGCATTATCGGTAACGGTGTGGTTTTGGCACCAGACGCACTCATGAAAGAAGTGCGTATGCTGGAAGAGCGTGGCGTACCAGTTCGTGAGCGCTTGCTTATCAGTGAAGCATGTCCGTTGATCCTGCCTTACCATGTTGCTTTGGACCAGGCACGTGAACTGGCTCGTGGTAACAAAGCAATCGGTACAACCGGTCGTGGTATCGGCCCAGCTTACGAAGACAAAGTAGCACGTCGTGGTCTGCGTGTTGGCGACCTGTTCAACCCAGAGCAGTTTGCAGCTAAGCTGAAAGAGGTGCTTGAGTACCATAACTTCACCCTGGTTAACTACTACAAAGTAGACCCGGTCGATTTCCAGAAGACCTATGATGAAGCGATGGAAATTGCACAAATCCTGAAGTCTATGGTGGTTGACGTTACTGAGCTGCTGGATCAAACGCGTCTGAATGGCGACAACATCCTGTTTGAAGGCGCTCAGGGTACTTTGCTTGATATCGACCACGGAACATACCCATATGTAACTTCTTCTAACACCACTGCCGGTGGTGTGGCAACAGGTGCGGGTTTTGGTCCATTACACCTGGACTATGTGCTGGGTATTGTTAAAGCGTACACCACGCGTGTAGGTTCAGGTCCGTTCCCGACAGAACTTTACGATGGTCTGGACAAGCAAGATCCGGTTGGTAAGCACTTAGGTGAGAAAGGTCACGAGTTCGGTGCAACGACGGGTCGTCTGCGTCGTACAGGTTGGTTTGATGCGGTAGCAATGCGCCGTGCAATCCAGATCAACAGTATCTCAGGTTTCTGTTTGACTAAGCTGGATGTACTGGATGGTCTTGAAACCATCAAGATCTGTACTGGTTACCAGCTGGAAGATGGCACAGTTACGAACGTGACGCCACTGGCAGCGGAAGGCTACGAGAAAGTGACGCCTGTTTACGAAGAAATGCCAGGCTGGTCTGAAAACACCTTTGGTGCAACGACTGTTGAAGCCCTGCCAGAGGCGGCTATCAACTACATCAAGCGTCTTGAAGAGCTGACAGGTGTACCAATCGATATCATCTCAACAGGTCCTGACCGCGTTGAGACTATGATTGTTCGCAACCCATTCGGCGAATAA
- the miaA gene encoding tRNA (adenosine(37)-N6)-dimethylallyltransferase MiaA: MQAKPVITLMGPTAAGKTALAIELCQQLNSEIISVDSALVYKGMDIGTAKPDAAEQALAPHHLIDILDPAESYSVADFRRDAIDCIDRLHRQGKVPVLVGGTMMYFKGLIEGLSPLPEACPKVRETLEQEAKALGWPALHAQLMAIDPQAASKISENDSQRINRALEVYRLTGKTMTELQKAKQAPLPYQFHQFAIAPQDRKILHERIEKRFKIMLDQGFKNEVLALYQRNDLHPDLPSIRCVGYRQMWEHLAGECDYEEMLFKGIAATRQLAKRQLTWLRSWPDVTWLETDEQENLQRVLSSLS; this comes from the coding sequence GTGCAAGCAAAACCCGTTATTACCTTGATGGGGCCAACCGCCGCCGGTAAAACCGCGTTGGCCATTGAGCTCTGTCAACAGTTAAACAGTGAGATCATCAGTGTGGACTCCGCACTGGTTTATAAAGGTATGGATATAGGCACGGCCAAGCCTGATGCTGCTGAGCAGGCATTGGCCCCGCATCACCTGATAGACATACTGGATCCGGCCGAAAGCTATTCTGTTGCAGATTTTCGCCGAGATGCCATTGACTGTATTGACCGTTTACACCGCCAGGGCAAAGTCCCGGTGCTGGTTGGCGGTACTATGATGTACTTTAAAGGCCTGATAGAGGGCTTATCGCCTTTGCCTGAGGCGTGCCCAAAGGTACGCGAAACGCTGGAACAAGAAGCGAAAGCACTGGGCTGGCCAGCATTGCATGCCCAGCTGATGGCGATTGACCCGCAAGCGGCGAGTAAAATCAGTGAAAACGATTCACAGCGGATCAACAGAGCACTGGAAGTCTATCGTCTGACGGGTAAAACCATGACTGAATTGCAAAAAGCCAAACAAGCGCCATTGCCTTATCAGTTTCATCAGTTTGCAATTGCCCCGCAGGATCGTAAGATACTGCACGAAAGGATAGAAAAAAGATTTAAAATAATGCTGGATCAGGGCTTTAAAAACGAAGTTTTGGCCTTATATCAGCGAAATGATTTGCATCCGGATTTGCCTTCCATTCGTTGTGTGGGATATCGGCAGATGTGGGAGCATTTGGCTGGTGAGTGCGATTATGAAGAAATGCTCTTCAAGGGGATCGCAGCAACCAGGCAGTTAGCGAAGCGCCAATTAACCTGGTTACGTAGTTGGCCAGATGTCACCTGGCTTGAAACCGACGAGCAAGAAAACTTGCAACGTGTATTAAGTTCGCTAAGCTAA
- the hflX gene encoding ribosome rescue GTPase HflX has product MFDRYEAGEQAVLVHIEFPNEGDREDLRELEMLVSSAGVSCLTVVQGSRQAPHPKLFVGTGKAEEIAEIVRTHNADVIIFNHQLSPSQERNLERVCRCRVLDRTTLILDIFAQRARTHEGKLQVELAQLRHISTRLIRGWTHLERQKGGIGLRGPGETQLETDRRLLRERIKSIRKRLEKVATVREQGRRARSRNEIPTVSLVGYTNAGKSTLFNHVTNADVYAADQLFATLDPTLRKLEITDVGPVIFADTVGFIRHLPHDLVAAFKATLTETREADLQLHVVDVADQRRKENIEEVQSVLKEIEADEIPQLLVYNKIDLVDEINPKIDRDDQGVPVRVWLSAHTGEGIELLEQAISELLAKKIFASKLLVPPAFGKLRGALFNLNAVNGESYDEAGNWLLDVRLPQADWERLKKEQGQEIAQFVVED; this is encoded by the coding sequence TTGTTTGACCGTTATGAAGCCGGCGAACAGGCAGTCTTAGTACATATAGAGTTTCCAAATGAAGGAGATCGAGAAGATCTTCGTGAGCTGGAAATGCTAGTGTCTTCTGCTGGTGTTAGTTGTTTGACGGTTGTGCAAGGCAGCCGTCAGGCCCCTCACCCGAAATTATTTGTCGGGACGGGGAAAGCAGAAGAAATCGCTGAGATTGTCAGAACTCACAATGCAGATGTCATCATCTTTAATCATCAACTCAGTCCCTCTCAAGAGCGCAACTTAGAGCGTGTCTGCCGTTGTCGGGTATTAGATAGAACGACCTTAATTTTAGATATTTTTGCTCAGCGTGCCCGCACCCACGAAGGTAAGTTGCAGGTTGAGCTGGCGCAGTTACGGCATATTTCAACTCGCCTGATCCGCGGCTGGACCCACCTTGAAAGACAAAAAGGCGGGATAGGCTTGCGTGGGCCAGGTGAAACCCAGCTGGAAACTGACCGGCGGTTACTCCGGGAGCGGATAAAAAGCATCCGTAAGCGACTCGAAAAAGTGGCAACAGTGCGAGAGCAAGGGCGTCGTGCCCGTAGCCGTAATGAAATTCCGACAGTGTCTTTGGTTGGTTATACCAATGCGGGTAAATCAACCTTGTTTAATCACGTCACCAATGCTGATGTGTATGCGGCGGATCAGCTTTTTGCGACTTTGGATCCAACGTTGCGTAAGCTGGAAATTACAGATGTCGGCCCAGTCATCTTTGCTGATACGGTTGGCTTTATCCGCCATTTACCCCATGATTTGGTTGCCGCTTTTAAAGCGACTTTGACCGAAACCCGGGAAGCAGACTTACAGCTGCATGTTGTCGATGTCGCAGATCAGAGAAGAAAAGAGAACATAGAAGAGGTACAATCGGTCCTCAAAGAAATTGAGGCGGATGAGATCCCTCAGCTGTTGGTTTACAACAAAATTGATCTGGTTGACGAGATCAACCCTAAAATAGACAGAGACGATCAGGGCGTGCCAGTGCGTGTGTGGTTATCGGCACATACGGGTGAAGGCATTGAGTTGCTTGAACAGGCAATTTCAGAGCTGCTGGCGAAGAAAATTTTTGCCAGTAAGCTGTTGGTGCCGCCTGCATTTGGTAAGCTGCGCGGTGCGCTGTTTAATCTCAATGCGGTAAATGGCGAGTCCTATGACGAGGCTGGAAACTGGCTGTTGGATGTCAGGTTACCGCAGGCAGATTGGGAAAGATTAAAGAAAGAGCAGGGGCAGGAAATAGCGCAATTTGTGGTGGAAGATTGA
- a CDS encoding cation:proton antiporter — translation MSAIYIAGIALFSVLAQWLAWVCRVPAILFLLLTGLLLGPVSGQLQPDQLLGDLLFPVVSLSVAIILFEGALTLHFHELKGIGKVVRNLCSIGMLTTFAILTASAIWLLELDWRVAAVLGAVLVVTGPTVIAPMLNAMRPEKDIDRILRWEGIVIDPIGALFAVLVFEAVNQVGEAAVFSHTMLALFSTLGVGTSVGIVAGWLTTTIIRREWLPYELHKFGILALVLFSFTLANHLSHESGLLAVTIFGIWLANQDDLEIDSVLEFKEDLSMILISSLFILLAARLQLEDLMLLDGDVFIFLAIVLFVARPLSIAVSTFGSDLPLRSRLLLAWIAPRGIVAAAVGSVFALSMMQSGYPDANKMVPLIFTVIIVTVILQSLTATPLARLLKVRQPAPNTLLLIGANHVSRAIARGLKEQNVDVYLSDPAWENCKMARMDGLPCYYGNPQSEHAERYLPLTSLKSVLALSPNRHHNALGVQYFSHLLGEQNVFSLKSSTNHAKANKDSATFLSRQLLFGDEGNYAKLSSMMAKGGKVSATRLSEEFTWAQYQEVNKEAIPLFIIGEAGKNDDGLPVRPFTPQMKNAPGSGERVLALQPPKLSVLKDPAQKEAPIGEKLGD, via the coding sequence ATGTCAGCTATTTATATTGCCGGGATTGCGTTATTTTCTGTTTTAGCCCAATGGCTTGCCTGGGTGTGCCGGGTGCCGGCTATTTTATTTTTACTTCTTACCGGCTTGTTGCTGGGCCCCGTTTCTGGTCAGTTACAGCCGGATCAATTGCTCGGCGATTTGCTTTTCCCTGTGGTCTCGCTGTCCGTTGCCATTATCTTGTTCGAGGGGGCATTAACACTGCACTTTCATGAACTGAAAGGTATAGGAAAAGTCGTGCGCAACTTGTGCTCCATCGGCATGCTGACCACCTTTGCGATCCTCACTGCCAGTGCAATCTGGCTGCTGGAGCTGGACTGGCGGGTGGCTGCGGTGCTGGGGGCTGTACTGGTGGTCACAGGTCCAACGGTGATAGCCCCGATGCTTAATGCCATGCGACCGGAAAAAGACATTGATCGGATCCTGCGCTGGGAAGGCATCGTTATCGACCCCATAGGCGCCTTGTTCGCGGTTTTGGTGTTCGAGGCGGTCAACCAGGTAGGAGAAGCCGCCGTGTTCAGCCATACGATGCTGGCGCTGTTTTCAACGCTGGGTGTGGGGACCTCTGTGGGGATTGTGGCAGGCTGGCTGACCACCACCATTATCCGCCGGGAATGGCTACCGTACGAGCTGCACAAGTTTGGCATTCTTGCGCTGGTGCTGTTCAGCTTTACCCTGGCAAACCACCTGAGCCACGAATCCGGACTGCTGGCCGTCACTATTTTTGGGATCTGGCTCGCCAATCAGGACGATTTAGAAATTGACTCGGTACTGGAGTTCAAAGAAGACTTGTCGATGATCCTGATCTCCAGTTTATTTATTCTGCTCGCTGCACGCCTGCAACTGGAAGATCTGATGCTGCTTGACGGTGATGTGTTTATCTTCCTGGCCATTGTGTTATTTGTCGCCCGGCCTCTGAGCATTGCAGTCTCTACCTTTGGCAGCGATCTGCCACTGCGATCGCGGCTGCTGCTTGCCTGGATTGCACCCCGGGGTATCGTTGCAGCAGCCGTCGGCTCTGTATTCGCGCTGAGTATGATGCAGTCGGGTTACCCCGATGCCAACAAAATGGTGCCGCTGATCTTTACCGTGATCATAGTGACTGTGATCCTACAAAGCCTCACTGCAACCCCGCTGGCACGTTTACTGAAAGTGCGTCAGCCTGCCCCCAATACGTTATTACTGATTGGTGCCAACCACGTCTCCCGCGCGATCGCCCGAGGTTTGAAAGAACAAAATGTTGATGTTTACTTGTCTGATCCGGCATGGGAAAACTGTAAGATGGCACGCATGGATGGCCTGCCCTGCTATTATGGTAACCCGCAGTCAGAGCACGCTGAGCGTTACCTGCCACTGACCAGCCTTAAGTCGGTGCTGGCACTGTCGCCCAACCGTCACCACAACGCACTGGGTGTGCAGTATTTTTCCCACCTGCTGGGGGAACAAAACGTCTTCTCACTGAAGTCTTCAACAAACCATGCCAAAGCCAATAAAGACAGCGCCACATTCCTGTCTCGCCAGTTGCTGTTTGGTGATGAAGGCAATTATGCCAAGCTAAGTAGCATGATGGCCAAAGGGGGCAAAGTTAGCGCGACCCGGCTATCGGAGGAGTTTACCTGGGCGCAATATCAGGAAGTGAATAAAGAAGCGATACCGCTGTTTATCATAGGAGAAGCAGGCAAAAACGACGATGGCCTGCCAGTACGCCCCTTTACCCCGCAGATGAAAAACGCCCCCGGCAGCGGAGAGCGGGTATTGGCACTACAACCGCCTAAATTGTCGGTGCTCAAAGATCCCGCGCAAAAAGAAGCGCCCATCGGAGAAAAACTGGGAGATTAG
- the hflK gene encoding FtsH protease activity modulator HflK, which produces MAWNEPGNNGNDNDPWKNRGGRDQGPPDLDEVFRKFNNKFGGMFGGKPGKGGGIGGAGMVFVLLIAFVVWALSGIYTVKEAERGIVLQFGEFNRIAEPGLRWKMTFIERVIPIDIEAVRSLSASGFMLTEDENVVSVEFEVQYRVVDPTLYRFSVTDADHSLQQALDSALRYVVGHSRMDQVLTTGRELVRQRTWDELTKIIEPYNLGIIVTDVNFKDSRPPAEVKDAFDDAIAAQEDEERFIREAEAYAREIEPRARGQVTRMTQEAEAYRERITLEAQGEVERFEKLLPEYRAAKQVTRERLYIETMEQVLGNSSKVLVDVKGGNNMMYLPLDKIMQQSKSGTQVTLPSQNDINQLRQSLGQSRNSTVNSSDDRFSRDRFNNGGR; this is translated from the coding sequence ATGGCCTGGAACGAACCGGGTAATAATGGCAATGATAACGACCCGTGGAAGAACCGTGGTGGTCGTGATCAGGGGCCACCTGACTTAGACGAAGTATTCCGCAAATTCAACAACAAGTTTGGCGGCATGTTTGGCGGTAAGCCAGGCAAAGGCGGCGGTATCGGCGGTGCCGGTATGGTGTTTGTGCTGTTAATTGCTTTTGTTGTTTGGGCGTTAAGCGGTATTTACACAGTGAAAGAAGCCGAGCGTGGCATAGTGCTGCAATTCGGTGAATTTAACCGTATCGCCGAGCCGGGTCTGCGCTGGAAAATGACCTTTATTGAACGTGTTATCCCCATTGATATTGAAGCGGTTCGTTCTTTGTCGGCATCAGGTTTTATGCTGACTGAAGACGAGAATGTGGTGAGCGTTGAGTTTGAGGTTCAGTATCGGGTGGTTGATCCGACCTTATATCGCTTCAGCGTAACCGATGCCGATCACAGCTTACAGCAGGCACTGGATAGTGCATTGCGCTATGTTGTGGGTCATTCTCGCATGGACCAGGTATTAACCACGGGCCGTGAATTGGTACGTCAGCGTACCTGGGATGAACTGACCAAGATCATCGAGCCATACAACCTGGGTATTATCGTCACCGATGTGAACTTTAAAGACTCACGTCCGCCTGCGGAAGTAAAAGATGCATTTGATGACGCCATTGCAGCGCAAGAGGATGAAGAGCGTTTCATTCGTGAAGCTGAGGCATACGCAAGAGAAATCGAGCCGCGTGCCCGTGGTCAGGTAACGCGTATGACGCAAGAAGCAGAAGCGTACCGAGAGCGTATCACTCTGGAAGCGCAGGGTGAGGTTGAGCGTTTTGAAAAGCTATTGCCAGAGTATCGGGCTGCCAAGCAGGTTACCCGTGAACGTTTGTACATTGAAACCATGGAGCAAGTGCTGGGTAACAGCTCTAAAGTGCTGGTTGACGTAAAAGGTGGCAACAACATGATGTATTTGCCACTGGATAAGATCATGCAGCAAAGTAAGTCGGGCACGCAGGTTACCCTGCCAAGCCAGAACGACATCAACCAGCTGCGTCAGTCACTGGGTCAGTCACGCAACAGCACAGTGAACAGCAGTGATGATCGTTTTTCACGTGACCGTTTTAACAATGGTGGGAGGTAA
- the hflC gene encoding protease modulator HflC yields the protein MKNMTVVGLIIAAFLAFSSVFVVTEGQRAIVLLFSKVQKDSQDNAVVYEPGLHLKVPFFSQVRRIDARIQTLDGAPDRFVTSEKKDLIVDSFVKWRVNDFSAYYLRARGDKQYAETLLKQKVNNGLRTNFGSRTIKEIVSGERSELMEEALVQASESAQELGIEVLDVRVKQINLPNEVSNSIFQRMRAERTAVAKEHRSEGQEKAEIIRAEVDRRVTVMLADAERNARAVRGQGDALAAKIYADAYNKDPEFFGFVRSLEAYKNTFTSKGDVMVLSPDSEFFDYMKNKKGE from the coding sequence ATGAAAAACATGACTGTCGTAGGATTGATCATTGCCGCATTTTTGGCTTTTTCGTCGGTGTTTGTTGTCACAGAAGGTCAACGCGCCATTGTTTTACTGTTCAGTAAAGTACAAAAAGACAGCCAGGACAATGCCGTGGTATACGAGCCAGGTCTGCACCTGAAAGTGCCATTTTTCAGTCAGGTACGTCGCATTGACGCGCGTATTCAGACGCTGGATGGTGCACCGGATCGTTTCGTTACCAGTGAGAAAAAAGACTTGATCGTTGATTCATTCGTGAAGTGGCGTGTTAACGATTTCTCGGCCTACTATCTGCGTGCCAGAGGTGATAAGCAATACGCTGAAACCCTGCTTAAGCAGAAAGTGAACAATGGTCTGAGAACCAACTTTGGTTCGCGTACCATTAAAGAGATTGTCTCGGGTGAACGTAGCGAGCTGATGGAAGAAGCGCTGGTACAAGCCTCTGAAAGTGCTCAGGAGCTAGGTATTGAGGTGCTGGATGTGCGGGTTAAGCAAATCAACCTGCCAAACGAAGTCAGTAACTCAATCTTCCAGCGGATGCGTGCTGAGCGTACTGCCGTGGCGAAAGAGCACCGCTCAGAAGGTCAGGAAAAGGCGGAGATCATTCGTGCTGAAGTTGACCGCAGGGTCACCGTTATGCTGGCAGATGCGGAGCGTAATGCCCGTGCTGTACGCGGTCAGGGCGATGCACTGGCGGCAAAAATTTATGCTGATGCGTACAACAAGGATCCGGAATTCTTCGGCTTTGTTCGCTCGCTGGAAGCATACAAAAATACTTTCACCAGCAAAGGCGACGTGATGGTATTATCACCGGATAGCGAGTTCTTCGATTACATGAAGAACAAAAAAGGCGAATAA
- a CDS encoding tetratricopeptide repeat protein, which translates to MISALIVSACLFISPHSKGDEPIEAVPLYSQAELLELISRNAHLKRVKDDECQLVQDIEARAEIMALPSYQFLYGDMLAYAVCVDRNVELGLYYMRKAAEQGLAPALEQLGRYYDLGKLVQMDKRMAITYLREASVLGNLKAQLRLVDLFNKGYGSPRDYEDAYRWLFHAAVADKKLHKRIETALALLAQKMPDSVVKRARLPM; encoded by the coding sequence ATGATATCTGCGCTGATTGTAAGCGCTTGCTTATTTATCAGCCCTCATTCTAAAGGCGATGAGCCGATTGAAGCCGTTCCCCTTTATAGCCAAGCGGAGCTGCTGGAGCTGATCAGTCGCAACGCACACCTGAAACGTGTTAAAGACGATGAGTGCCAGTTGGTTCAGGATATCGAAGCACGCGCCGAAATAATGGCGCTGCCGTCGTACCAGTTCCTGTATGGCGATATGCTGGCCTACGCGGTCTGTGTTGACCGTAACGTTGAGCTTGGCCTGTATTATATGCGCAAGGCGGCTGAGCAGGGCTTAGCACCGGCGCTGGAGCAGCTTGGCCGCTATTATGATCTTGGTAAGCTGGTGCAAATGGACAAGCGGATGGCCATTACCTACTTGCGTGAGGCCTCGGTGCTGGGAAATTTAAAAGCTCAGCTGAGGCTAGTCGATTTGTTCAATAAGGGGTACGGCAGTCCAAGAGATTATGAGGACGCCTATCGCTGGTTGTTCCACGCCGCAGTCGCAGACAAAAAACTGCATAAGCGCATCGAAACGGCGCTGGCGTTGCTGGCGCAGAAAATGCCGGACAGTGTAGTTAAACGTGCCCGGCTACCGATGTAG